In Chloracidobacterium sp., one genomic interval encodes:
- a CDS encoding ATP-binding protein produces MPKHEKKVVDITTRTNERPRMPEIAPDQTLCDQCYGVGMIVIPGKGAKPCSCRKRDLFTDGIDKANVPKRYASCHINNFKPETASQRHALKMAETFAREFPAVDRGLLFMGSVGVGKTHLAVSIIKLIAERGFSCRFYEFGTLLKEIQNSYNPRTDSSEDSILGNVFDCDVLLLDELGAAKPTHWVMDTLYHIINTRYNDKKATIFTTNFLDERTDPRIEILEDRIGVPVRSRLYEMCATVPMTGNDHRRKLA; encoded by the coding sequence ATGCCAAAGCATGAAAAAAAGGTTGTCGATATAACGACACGCACGAACGAAAGGCCCCGGATGCCCGAGATCGCACCCGACCAGACCCTCTGCGACCAATGCTACGGCGTCGGAATGATCGTCATACCCGGCAAAGGTGCGAAACCGTGCAGCTGCCGTAAGCGGGACCTTTTTACTGACGGTATCGACAAGGCGAACGTCCCAAAACGCTACGCTTCATGCCATATCAACAACTTCAAGCCTGAGACCGCTTCGCAACGCCATGCACTCAAGATGGCCGAGACCTTCGCACGCGAATTTCCCGCCGTCGATCGCGGCCTCCTGTTCATGGGCAGCGTCGGCGTCGGAAAGACCCACTTGGCAGTCTCGATCATCAAACTCATCGCTGAACGCGGTTTCTCCTGCCGCTTTTATGAATTCGGCACTCTGCTCAAGGAGATACAGAACTCATATAACCCGCGAACCGACAGTTCGGAAGACAGCATCCTCGGCAATGTTTTTGATTGCGATGTGCTCCTGCTCGATGAACTCGGCGCCGCCAAGCCTACCCACTGGGTGATGGACACCCTCTATCACATCATCAACACTCGCTACAACGACAAGAAGGCGACGATCTTTACAACAAATTTCCTCGACGAACGCACTGATCCGCGGATCGAGATACTCGAAGACCGGATCGGCGTGCCTGTTCGCTCCCGCCTATACGAAATGTGCGCAACGGTGCCGATGACAGGCAACGACCACCGCCGCAAACTCGCATAG